DNA sequence from the Flavobacterium lipolyticum genome:
GACACCAATTGTAAAAATTGGAGACTATCTGCAGTTTCAATTTCATCTGAACAATAAAAATAATGAGCCGAAAACGATTCGTTTAGAATATGCTGTTCATTATAAAAAAGCGAAAGGGCATCTGGCAAAAAAAGTCTTTAAAATTAGTGAGAAGATCTATCTCCCAAATGAAACCATTAAAGTAGAGCGAAATCAGTCATTTAAAATCATTACAACACGTGTTTTTCATACCGGAAAACATCAGTTGTCTATTATCATTAATGGTACTGAGAGTGAAGCATTGGAGTTTGAATTGATTGAATGATTAAAACAAGAACGCGAATTACACCAATTAACACAAATTGATCGAGTAAATTTTTAAGCACATAGAAACATAGTTTTTGATTGTACCAATTAAAGTCATTTTAAATAAGACTCATCATTTTGTGAAAAAATCTTGATTTTCCTGAATCTTCCTCCGCATCCTATTTAGGGTTCTATGTTTCTATGAGTTCAATCATAACACAAAATTAGTTCGTGAAAATTGGTGTTCTTTTTCAATTCAAATCAAATCTTTTTAATTCTATTCCTTACTTTTATAAAGAATACCAAAAACAAACTTTCTTAATCTAAATTAAGTTACAGATTGTGACTACAGCTGTAATTTTGCTTTCAACTAAAACAAAGAACATGTCAAATATCAGTTTAATCATCGAAGAACGCGCTGCCAATATTGGTAATTTTATGGTAGGTCGTCTATTGCCTTTCCGTGAAAAAAGAGCCGTTGGTCCTTTTGTATTTATCGACCATATGGGTCCCGCACATTTAAATCAGTATCAAAATATGGATGTTCCTCCACATCCGCATATCGGACTTTCTACTTTGACTTTTTTATTTGAAGGCAGCATTATGCATCGCGACAGTCTGGGTACCGAACTGCAAATAAAACCCGGTGCCGTAAACTGGATGACAGCCGGAAAAGGGATCGTACATTCAGAGCGAACTCCTGAATATTTAAGACATTCTGACAAGATGCTTCACGGTCTTCAAATTTGGGTGGCATTACCTAAAGAACTGGAAGAAATGGATCCGGACTTTACACATGTAGAAGCCAGTGATATTCCGAGCTGGGAAGAAGATGGCGTTTCGTATAAATTAATCGCGGGAGAAGCATTTGGTAAAAAATCACCTGTTCCTGTGTATAGTCCGCTTTATTTTATTGAAATCAAAAGCACCGAAGCCCGAAAAATCAACATTGGAAAGGATCTTTTTGGCGAAAGCGGTTTATACATTTTGGAAGGAAGTATTAAAAGCGGTGAACACATTTACGATCCGAAACAAATTCTGATTACCAATGACAGTACTTTATGCGAGTTCGAAATAGCCGAAAACACAACGGTTTATATTTTTGGGGGACAGCCCTTTCCGGAAGAACATTTTATCTTTTGGAATTTTGTTTCCTCTGATAAAAACCGAATAGAAAAAGCTAAAAAAGACTGGACAGAACAGACTTTCCCTAAGGTTCCGGGTGAAACTGAATTTGTTCCTTTACCTGATCCTAAAATGAGATAACTTATGAATACACTATCAGCACATATCGATACCCGTTTGTATCGCACGGAGATCACATCTGCCAGCGGAAATATTGTAATTGCAGATGAGCCACAAGAAATGGGGGGCAAAAACTTAGGATTTAGTCCGTCAGAACTGTTGGCCTCTTCTCTGGCCTCCTGTACTTTGATCACACTTCGCATGTATATCAATCGCAAACAATGGGAGGTTACCGAAATCAATATCAAAGTTGACTTTGAAAGAGATCTCGACCAAAAAATCTCCTTGTTTACAAGAAAAATAGAAATTATCGGCGAGGTCGACGACAAGCAAAGACAACGTCTTGAAGCCATTGCTAACAGCTGTCCGATACATAAAACATTAACAAATTCAATCGAAATAAAAACCACACTAATATAACACATCATGGAAATTCAACAAATAAACGATACAAGAAGAGGCTATTTTGAAGCTGTAGAAGACGGAAAACAAGCCGGAAAAATGACTTATACCTGGGCTGGTGATTCAAAATTCATCATCGACCATACCGAAGTAAATGAGGAATTTAACGGAAGAGGCGTCGGTAAAAAACTGGTCATGGCCGCTGTAGAATATGCCCGAACTAATAACCTGAAAATTATCCCGCTTTGTCCTTTTGCAAAAAGCGTTTTTGATAAGGTCGAGGAAATTCACGACGTACTTTTTTCTTAAAGAGGCTGAGGGACTGAGGTTCTAAGTTTTTTTTTGAACCGCAAGACTCGCAAAGAATTACGCAAAGTTCGCAAAGTTGTTTAGGTAAAGCGTTGCGAACTTTGCGTTTATATAAAATTTAGCACATAACAAAACCTTGCGCTCTTGGCGGTAAAAATTATTCCCAAAATCTGCTCCAGCAGAGCGTAACCTAAATCTTTTAAGAAGTTTTTTTCGAACCGCAAGGCTCGCAAAGAATTACGCAAAGTTCGCAAAGTTTTTTTAGGTAAAGCGTTGTGAACTTTGCGTTTATATAAAATTTAGCACATCACAAAACCTTGCGCTCTTGGCGGTAAAAAAACAACACAACGAAATCAATTTTTAAATCTCGGCAGAAACTCGTATATTTGCATGTAATTTAAACTTAGAGTATGACAAGGATAATTACACTTTTCTGTATTTTCATAGCACAGATCGGTTTTTCTCAAACGGCTGATAGTTATTTAGAAAAAATAAGAAATAACGAAGCGCTCTCCACAGCTTTCTTCCAACAAATGCCAAAAGGCGGTGATTTACACCATCATTTTTCCGGATCGATTTATGCAGAACCTCTTTTAGAAAGAGCTATTGCAGAAGATTTTTATCTGAATACAGAAACGATGGCGGTATCTAAAACCAAACCTTCAATAGGCAACTGGCAAACGTTCTCTTCTCTAAAAAACGATGGAAAACTGGCTTATTATGAGCAGCAAATCATGCAAACCTGGTCGGCTAAAGATTATAACGGGGTAAGTGTTCCTTCTGATGATTTGTTTTTTGATTCTTTCCAAAAATTCGAATCAACAATCCAGGGTCATTTCGCTGAAGGAATGCTGGAATTAAAAAAACGTGCTCTGGCTGAAAATGTAAGTTATATTGAAACTCAATTATCAACAATTCCGTGTGATATGAATGTTTCTGACCTTACTGATTTCAATGCAAAACTTCGTCAGACCGCGACTCAAAAAGATGAAAAAGCGGCTCTAAAGCTTTTAGACGAATTGTACCAATCACTTCAAAAGAAAGAAGCCAAAAAATATGCTGCAGACTTCAACACTAATTTTATTACCAAACTGCACAAGGATCTGAAAATTGACGACGAGCGCTTTACGATGCGCTATCAGAATTTTGTCCTTCGCTTTATGGATCCTGTAGATTTATTTAAAAACCTGACGATTGCCTTTATTTCTGCCAACGACAGCAAATTGGTTGCAGGTGTAAACATTGTTTCACCGGAACATGGCGAAAACTCCATGAAGGATTACTGGCTGCACATGGTCATGTTTAAATACTGTAATTCTAAGTTTCCTAATGTAAAATACACGCTTCATGCCGGTGAACTGACTTTAGGACTGGTTCAGCCGGAAGAATTAACCTGGCACATCAACGACGCTATTCACATCGCCGGAGCCAACAGAATCGGACATGGCGTTGACATTGCGTATGAAGCAAATTCTTATGATTTATTGCGTCACATGGCTCAAAGAAATATTCCAATCGAGATTAACTTAACCAGTAACGAGTTTATTTTGAAAGTAAAGGAAAACAGACATCCGTTTACACTTTACAAAGAATTTAATGTGCCTATTGTAATCAGTACAGACGATGCCGGAATTTTGAGAACCAATATGACCGAGCAATATGTTTTACTAGCCAAAAGATACCCTGATGTTTCCTATGCAACGATAAAAAAATACGTATACAACAGCATTAACTACAGTTTTATTCAGGATGAAGCGGTTAAGAAACAATTGATTAAGGATCTGGACAACCGTTTTAAAACTTTCGAAGCGAAGTTCTCTAAAAACTAGTACCACTAAAAATCTGCTTAATCTGCGGGAAAAAAATTACTCTCGCAGATTAAGCGGATAAAATCATAATAATGAATATGATTCTGGAAGCTGCATTTCTTTTTGTTAAACCGGAATTGGCCTCTCAATTTGAAGCTGATTTTACGAAAGCAAGTCAATACATTTCCTCTATAAATGGATACTCAGGACATCGTTTAGAGAAATGTCTTGAAGTCGAAAACAAATATCTTTTATTGGTAGATTGGAATACTCTTGAAGATCATACAGTGGGTTTTAGAACCTCTGAGGCTTATCTGCAATGGAAAAAGATCTTACACCACTACTACGAACCTTTTCCAATTGTAGAACATTTTGAAACGGTTTTTGAAAACAAAAAATAAGCAATGAATATCAAACTTATCGCCATTGGCAAAACAGACAACAAATCGCTTCAAACTTTAATTGACGATTATACTAAACGTTTGTCGTTTTATATCAAATTTGATTTGGAGATTATTCCGGATATCAAAAATGTAAAGAATTTATCCGAAAGTCAGCAAAAAGAAAAGGAAGGTGAATTGATACTGTCGAAACTCTCGCCAACGGATCAACTGATTCTATTGGATGAAAACGGCAAAAACTTCTCCAGTGTTGGTTTTTCTGAAGAGTTACAAAAGAAAATGAATTCAGGAATCAAAACTCTGGTCTTCGTAATTGGTGGACCTTATGGATTTTCAGATACGGTATACAGCAAAGCACAGGGCAAAATCTCGCTTTCGCTAATGACGTTTTCCCACCAGATGGTACGTTTGTTTTTTATTGAACAATTGTATAGAGGATTTACTATTTTAAGGAACGAACCTTATCACCATCAATAATTATCAATTGTTAATTATTAATTGCTCTTCTTAGCTAATACAACTTATTGCTTATTGCTTAAAGCTTACAGCCTAAAGCTAAAACACAAACTCTTCTTCTTTGTTTATAAAAACAAGAGATTTTTGCTTTAATTCTAATTTTTCGAGGAAAGTTTTGTACTGAATATATTCTCCGTAAGATATATTTTTATCAAATGAAAAAGTAATCTGCGCTTTTGGATTGATGATTAAACTGTCTAAAAACTTTGGCAAATCATTTTTAGGGAAATCATATGTTTTTCTTCCGCTGTATTGTATCATCCCGTTCTTTTTAAAATACAACTGGCTTCTGTTGTTGGCAACTTCCATTTTGTAATACACCTTAGTGAAAGGCAGGAAAGCTAAGTTCTTTCCGATCGAATCGGCGTAGGAATAATAATTTTTAGCATTTTCGTTTTTATGGGCACTGTCAGCTCGCTTTTTCTCTTGTAATTTCATTACTTCCGGAATGACCAATTTTAAAGGCAGACGCTTGTCAATATTGAAAATCCAATTGGTTGAAATAATGCTGCTTTTTCGGTTCACATCGGCGATGGTGTCTTTTCCTTCGGTTTTAAAGAAGATATAAATTGGTGAAAGATCTTCCACATCTTTTACAATCGTAACATTGGATTTTGGAAGTAAAACGTCCTCTTTTTTACCACAGGATAAAAGAAGGAAAGCAAGAATCAGCGTAAAGTATTTCATAATTTATTTTTTTAACATAAAACCCACATAAAGTTGTCATTCATATACTTATACTTTCAGTTTATTAAACAAAGTAACACATTCCACTGCTTCTTTTACATCGTGAACACGAAGAATTTTTGCCCCTTTGGTTAATGCAATAGTATTTAAAAATGTTGTTCCGTTTAAAGCTTCCTGTGGCGTTATATCAAGCGTTTTATAAATCATTGATTTTCTTGAAATCCCGGCTAAAACTGGTAATTCTAACACATTAAAAAGCTCCATTTTTTGCATTACTTCATAATTCTGATCGGTCGTTTTAGCAAAGCCAAAACCCGGATCTAAAATGAGATCATTGATTCCAAAGCTTCTTGCTTTTTTTACCTTTTCTGAGAAATAAAACAACATCTCTTTTACAATATCGTCGTATTGTGTGAGACTCTGCATCGTTTGCGGATTGCCCCGCATGTGCATCATGATGTATGGCACATTGTAGTGCGCAATCACTTCAAACATTTTATCATCTAACTCCCCTGCCGCAATATCATTAATAATGGCTGCACCGCTTTCGATACTTGCTTTGGCAACTTCGGCTCTAAACGTGTCAATCGACAATAAAGCCTTTGGGAAATGTTTTAAAATCAATTCGATCGCCGGAACAATTCGTTCAATTTCCTCTTGTTCTGATACAAATTCTGCACTCGGCTTACTGGAATAAGCTCCAATATCAATAAATGCAGCACCTTCAGAAAGCATTTTACCAACCTGATCAATTATTTCATCTTCATTTTTATACTTTCCACCGTCAAAAAAAGAATTAGGGGTCACATTTAAAATTCCCATTACTTTTGGAACCGATAAATCGATAAGCTGGCCTTTGCAATTAATTGTCATTTGTTCTTATTTTTTTGTTTCAGGTTTTCTTTGTTTCAAGTTTCAAGTTTCAGGTTTTCTTTGTTTCAGGTTTCAGGTTTCAAGTTCCGCAACTTACACAATCTGTATCAACTTGAAACCTGAAACCTGAAACTTTTTTAAACTCTTCCCGGGTTTCAAGTTCCGGAACTTACACAATCTGTATCAACTCGAAACCTGAAACCTGAAACTTTTTTAAACTCTACCCAGGTTTCAAGTTAAGAAAACTACACGATCTGCGTCAACCTGAAACCTGAAACCTAAAACTTTTATTTATAGTTTCAAAATCCGGCATTAACACTTTGTTTAGAAAAAACTTGAAACAAAGAAAACCTGAAACTTGAAACTCTTTAATATTATCCCTATTTTTGAAGAAATTTTCAGCAAATATACAGCAATAAATGAAGAATACTTCCCTTGAATTTGATAATGTAATTACGGTTTGCCGTACTTTGTTTATTAATAAAATGAAAGATTACGGCAGTGCATGGCGCATATTAAGATTGCCATCCTTAACCGATCAGATTTTTATAAAAGCACAAAGAATCAGAAGTCTGCAGGAAAATGAAGTCCGTAAAATAGACGAAGATGAAAAAGGCGAATTCATTGGAATCATCAATTATTCGATCATGGCACTGATTCAGTTAGAGCTTGAAGTTGTTGATCAGCCTGATTTAGATGTTGAAAAAGCAACTGAACTGTACGATGCTCAGGTAAAACGAACCAAAGAGTTAATGGAAGCCAAAAATCATGATTATGGCGAAGCCTGGCGCGACATGCGCGTAAGTTCCCTGACGGATTTGATTCTGCAAAAAATACTTCGCGTAAAACAAATCGAAGACAATAAGGGGAAAACTATAGTATCTGAAGGCATCGATGCCAATTATCAGGACATGATTAATTATTCTGTTTTTGCTTTAATCTTAAATCCTATCACTAAATAAAATTTCAATCTTAAAAATCCCAAATCCCAAATTTTATTGAAAAAGTTGGAATTTGGAATTTTAGTTTTGGAGTTTTAAAATCATTATTTTTATGAAAAACATCATTACCCAATTTTCCAGATTATTTGTCGGAGTACTTTTTATTATTTCCGGACTAATTAAACTAAACGATCCGGTTGGTTTCTCCTATAAATTAGCCGAGTATTTCAGTGAGCCTGTTTTTAACATGCCGTTTCTGGAGCCATTGGCTTTAGGATTAGCCATCTTTTTAGTAATTCTGGAAGTAGTTCTGGGGGTGATGTTATTGGTAGGATACAAATCAAAACTTACGATTTGGGCTTTGTTATTGTTAATCGTTTTCTTCACTTTCCTTACCTTTTACTCTGCTTATTTTGACGTTGTAAAAGATTGTGGATGTTTTGGAGATGCTTTACACTTAACCCCTTGGCAATCTTTCACCAAAGATATTGTTTTACTTTTCTTTATTCTGATACTGTTCATCAATAAAAAACTGGTTAAACCATTATTCTCCAAATTCATCACCAATATGCTTACTTTGGTAAGTATCATTTTGTGTGTTATTATGGCGGTTTGGGTACTCAACCACAATCCGATCAAAGATTTCCGTCCGTACAAAGTAGGAAGCAATATCGAGAAGGGAATGGAGATTCCGGAAGGCGCCCCAAAATCTGTGGTTGAAATGATTTTCATCTACAAAGTAAACGGTGTTGATAAAGAGTTTACAGAAAAAGACCTGATGAACATTCCGGAAGGTGCTACGTTTGTAGACCGCAAAGACAAAGTAATTACAGAAGGTTATGTGCCGCCAATTCACGATTTTACGATGACTAAAGACGATTCTGATTACAAAGACGAATTATTGAAAGAGCCTAAATTATTGATATTTGTAACGTATGATTTAACATTGTCTAATCCTGAGGGAATGAAAAAATTAGAAACACTGAACAAAGAGGCAAAAACCAAAGGTTATAAAGTAATTGCAATGACCTCTTCAGGTCCTGATGAAATTACAAAAGCAAAAAAACAATACGGCTTAGATGTTGACTTCTATTTCTGTGATGCCACTACGCTAAAAACAATCGAAAGAGCTAATCCAAGTATCGTAGTGCTGCAAAATGGAACTGTGGTTCAAAAAGTACATTATAACGATATCAGCGATTTAAAATTATAAAATAGCATTCAACCCGAAAGGTTACAAGAATCTAACAAAGTCCGCAACGTTATAAAAACGTTGCGGACTTTGTTTTTTTTACTCCTCTTAGATATCTTCATTAAAACGGTATAAGATTCCATTTTAATACGTTTCAAATACGTATTTCAGGAAGCTTTTTTTAAAGTCAATCTGACGTTTTTTTCCCGCCAAAAACTTATCGTTCCCAAAAAAATATTTCTCTTTTTTGCTTTTTCACAGATTTACTTTTAAAAATTCATTCCATTTTGAAGTTTATTCCCTCAACTATTACGATTTCACTCCTCTTTTTTTAACCGAAATTGGCTGATTTGTGATAAAATAAACGAGTCTTCAATTTTTGTTAATGTCCGATTGGCATTCCATTTGTTTGTTTAACTTTGTTCGAAATCATTTACCACTATGAAACAAATAACGCTAATCTTTATTGCATTTATCACTTTTTCATGCTCACAAGCTCAGAAAACCAGTTTTTCTAAAGAAGCTTTGTCTGAAAAATTATTAGCAGCCGATGATAGTCAGGTTGCTTTCAAAAACATTTTAAAAAAATACAAAGGCAAAACTTTGTTAATCGAAGTTTGGGCTTCCTGGTGTGGCGACTGTGTTAAAGCAATGCCTCATTTAAAAGAGCTACAAGCCAATAACCCTACTGTTTCTTACTTATTCCTTTCTGCTGACAAAACTGCTGACAAATGGAAAGCCGGAATTGAAAAACACGAATTAAAAGGCGATCATTTTATGATGAACGACGGTATGAAAGGTGTTTTTGGAAAAGCAATTGATTTAGACTGGATTCCGAGATACATCATTGTAGACAAAACCGGGAAAATTGTACTCTATCGTGCCATTGAAAAAGATTTTGACAAGATCAATGAAACCTTAAAAGGTTTAAAATAAAACCGCAATATGCATTGCAATTGCAATGGTAAACGTGAATAAAATAAAAGCAAAAAATAAAAAACTACCACAATGAGAAAAAAGATTGTTGCAGGAAACTGGAAAATGCATAAAAACGCAGCACAAACTGAAGAATTATTAAACGAATTAATCGCTAAAATACCTGCACAAACTACCGCACAAGTAATTGTAGCACCAACTTTTGTAAACTTGCAGGCAGCAGCTACTAAATTAAAAAACACCACTATCGGTGTTGCAGCGCAAAACGTTCATCAGGCTGAAGGCGGTGCTTTTACAGGAGAAATTTCTGCTGACATGCTAACCAGTGTGGATGTAAATACCGTAATTCTGGGTCACTCTGAGCGTAGAGCTATTTTTCACGAAACTGATGCCTTAATTGCTAATAAAGTAGACACTGCTCTAAAACATGACATGACTGTAATTTTCTGCTTTGGAGAGGAATTAAAAGACCGTCAGTCTGACAATCACTTTAATATTGTTGAAAACCAATTGCGCGACGGATTATTCCAGATCGCAAAAGAATCATGGTCTAAGATTGTTTTGGCTTACGAGCCGGTTTGGGCAATCGGAACAGGAGAAACGGCTTCACCGGAGCAAGCACAGGAAATGCACGAATTTATCAGAGAGGTTGTTCGTAAAGCATTTGGCGCAACTATCGCTGATGAAGTTTCTATTCTTTACGGTGGCTCTGTTAAACCTGAAAATGCTAAAGAAATCTTCTCTAAACCAGATGTAGATGGTGGTTTAATTGGTGGTGCAGCTTTAAAAGCAGATGACTTTTTAGCGATTGTTACTGCTGTCTAGGTCTTTAGATCTTTAGATCTTTAGATCTTTAGATCTTTAGATTGTTAGAACTTTAGATTATTAGATTTTTAGATTTTTAGACATTTCAGATAATTAGATCATTGAGAATAATAGAGTCTCAGAAACTTAGAATCTTAGAGTCTTAGAATCTTAGAATCTCAGAAACTTAGACATTTCAGATAATTAGATCATTGAGAATAATAGAGTCTCAGAAACTTAGAATCTTAGAACCTTAGAATCTCAGAAACTTAGAAACTCAGACTATTAGACATTTCAGATAATTAGATCATTGAGAATAATAGAGTCTTAGAAACTTAGAATCTTAGAGTCTTAGAATCTTAGAATCTCAGAAACTTAGACATTTCAGATAATTAGATCATTGAGAATAATAGAGTCTCAGAAACTTAGAATCTTAGAGTCTTAGAATCTTAGAATCTTAGAAACTTAGACATTTCAGCTAATTAAATCATTGAGAATAATAGAGTCTCAGAAACTTAGAATCTTAGAACCTTAGAATCTCAGAAACTTAGAAACTCAGACTATTAGACATTTCAGCTAATTAAATCATTGAGAATAATAGAGTCTTAGAAACTTAGAATCTCAGAACCTTAGAATCTCAGATTATTAGACATTTCAGCTAATTAGATCATTGAGAATAATAGAGTCTCAGAAACTTAGAATCTTAGAATCTCAGATTATTAGACATTTCAGCTAATTAAATCATTGAGAATAATAGAGTCTCAGAAACTTAGAATCTCAGAAACTTAGAATCTCAGATTATTAGACATTTCAGCTAATTAAATCATTGAGAATAATAGAGTCTCAGAAACTTAGAATCTCAGAACCTTAGAATCTCAGAAACTCAGATTATTAGACATTTCAGCTAATTAAATCATTGAGAATAATAGAGTCTCAGAAACTTAGAAACTTAGAAACTCAGCACCTCAGAATCTTAGAATCTTAGAATCTCATAAAAAAAAAGCGTTCGTAAAACCCGAACGCTTTTTTTTATGAACTGTCTGCTCCCTATTACTTAAGATACGATTCTAACAAAGGACAATTGTATTTTTGAAAAGCAGTCGTTTTTCTATAAACCGAATAGAAATTAATCAGCTCCTGCCCTGCTTTAAACGGGTTCTTTTCTTCTTCCTCCGTTGAAACAATATTGGCGTAGTGATTGTAATACTTGCATTCAAAAATCATTAAACTTGCCAGGGCTTTTTCATTTGTATTTTTAGACATTTTCAAGGCTTTCTCGTAATACATTTTGGCCATGGTCAAATTATAGTAATTGCCTTTTTGATATTTCTTTTCATTTTCTGAATTATCTCCATACACATAATCCACATACGATTCACCCGAAGTCCAATCGTACGCCGTCATCATCCAGGAATTCCCCAAATACGACACATTAAAATAAGCATGTGCCAGTTTCAGATTGCTTGTCGCGGTATTTTGTTTTTTTAGCTGAATCAACTGCGCAATAAAATCGGCTTTATTAAAACGATAGTCGAACTTTCGCTCTGTATCTCTTTGCAGAATTTTGGGCGTAAACGGATTCTCGTTTAAAAAGTCTTTATACGCATAATTTTTCTCCCAAAAATCTTTCGGCATACTGGCAAAAGTTTGGTAAGCCAGCTCCAAATTATTATTTCGGAATGCAATCGTTCCTTTCAGATCTTTATAATAATTGACATTTGGCGCTATTGTTCCTGAACAGATATACCTTTCGAAAGGCGTTTTGTCTTTTTTTTCCTGAAGTGCTATCAAACGATCTATATCTGCCTCGGTTGCACTATTCCGGTCAAAGTAACCAATATAACTGTAAAAATAAG
Encoded proteins:
- the tpiA gene encoding triose-phosphate isomerase, whose amino-acid sequence is MRKKIVAGNWKMHKNAAQTEELLNELIAKIPAQTTAQVIVAPTFVNLQAAATKLKNTTIGVAAQNVHQAEGGAFTGEISADMLTSVDVNTVILGHSERRAIFHETDALIANKVDTALKHDMTVIFCFGEELKDRQSDNHFNIVENQLRDGLFQIAKESWSKIVLAYEPVWAIGTGETASPEQAQEMHEFIREVVRKAFGATIADEVSILYGGSVKPENAKEIFSKPDVDGGLIGGAALKADDFLAIVTAV
- a CDS encoding antibiotic biosynthesis monooxygenase family protein — protein: MNMILEAAFLFVKPELASQFEADFTKASQYISSINGYSGHRLEKCLEVENKYLLLVDWNTLEDHTVGFRTSEAYLQWKKILHHYYEPFPIVEHFETVFENKK
- a CDS encoding TlpA family protein disulfide reductase, which produces MKQITLIFIAFITFSCSQAQKTSFSKEALSEKLLAADDSQVAFKNILKKYKGKTLLIEVWASWCGDCVKAMPHLKELQANNPTVSYLFLSADKTADKWKAGIEKHELKGDHFMMNDGMKGVFGKAIDLDWIPRYIIVDKTGKIVLYRAIEKDFDKINETLKGLK
- the rlmH gene encoding 23S rRNA (pseudouridine(1915)-N(3))-methyltransferase RlmH, translating into MNIKLIAIGKTDNKSLQTLIDDYTKRLSFYIKFDLEIIPDIKNVKNLSESQQKEKEGELILSKLSPTDQLILLDENGKNFSSVGFSEELQKKMNSGIKTLVFVIGGPYGFSDTVYSKAQGKISLSLMTFSHQMVRLFFIEQLYRGFTILRNEPYHHQ
- a CDS encoding adenosine deaminase, whose product is MTRIITLFCIFIAQIGFSQTADSYLEKIRNNEALSTAFFQQMPKGGDLHHHFSGSIYAEPLLERAIAEDFYLNTETMAVSKTKPSIGNWQTFSSLKNDGKLAYYEQQIMQTWSAKDYNGVSVPSDDLFFDSFQKFESTIQGHFAEGMLELKKRALAENVSYIETQLSTIPCDMNVSDLTDFNAKLRQTATQKDEKAALKLLDELYQSLQKKEAKKYAADFNTNFITKLHKDLKIDDERFTMRYQNFVLRFMDPVDLFKNLTIAFISANDSKLVAGVNIVSPEHGENSMKDYWLHMVMFKYCNSKFPNVKYTLHAGELTLGLVQPEELTWHINDAIHIAGANRIGHGVDIAYEANSYDLLRHMAQRNIPIEINLTSNEFILKVKENRHPFTLYKEFNVPIVISTDDAGILRTNMTEQYVLLAKRYPDVSYATIKKYVYNSINYSFIQDEAVKKQLIKDLDNRFKTFEAKFSKN
- a CDS encoding OsmC family protein; the encoded protein is MNTLSAHIDTRLYRTEITSASGNIVIADEPQEMGGKNLGFSPSELLASSLASCTLITLRMYINRKQWEVTEINIKVDFERDLDQKISLFTRKIEIIGEVDDKQRQRLEAIANSCPIHKTLTNSIEIKTTLI
- a CDS encoding BT_3928 family protein codes for the protein MKNIITQFSRLFVGVLFIISGLIKLNDPVGFSYKLAEYFSEPVFNMPFLEPLALGLAIFLVILEVVLGVMLLVGYKSKLTIWALLLLIVFFTFLTFYSAYFDVVKDCGCFGDALHLTPWQSFTKDIVLLFFILILFINKKLVKPLFSKFITNMLTLVSIILCVIMAVWVLNHNPIKDFRPYKVGSNIEKGMEIPEGAPKSVVEMIFIYKVNGVDKEFTEKDLMNIPEGATFVDRKDKVITEGYVPPIHDFTMTKDDSDYKDELLKEPKLLIFVTYDLTLSNPEGMKKLETLNKEAKTKGYKVIAMTSSGPDEITKAKKQYGLDVDFYFCDATTLKTIERANPSIVVLQNGTVVQKVHYNDISDLKL
- the folP gene encoding dihydropteroate synthase; this translates as MTINCKGQLIDLSVPKVMGILNVTPNSFFDGGKYKNEDEIIDQVGKMLSEGAAFIDIGAYSSKPSAEFVSEQEEIERIVPAIELILKHFPKALLSIDTFRAEVAKASIESGAAIINDIAAGELDDKMFEVIAHYNVPYIMMHMRGNPQTMQSLTQYDDIVKEMLFYFSEKVKKARSFGINDLILDPGFGFAKTTDQNYEVMQKMELFNVLELPVLAGISRKSMIYKTLDITPQEALNGTTFLNTIALTKGAKILRVHDVKEAVECVTLFNKLKV
- a CDS encoding GNAT family N-acetyltransferase, which codes for MEIQQINDTRRGYFEAVEDGKQAGKMTYTWAGDSKFIIDHTEVNEEFNGRGVGKKLVMAAVEYARTNNLKIIPLCPFAKSVFDKVEEIHDVLFS
- a CDS encoding pirin family protein, whose protein sequence is MSNISLIIEERAANIGNFMVGRLLPFREKRAVGPFVFIDHMGPAHLNQYQNMDVPPHPHIGLSTLTFLFEGSIMHRDSLGTELQIKPGAVNWMTAGKGIVHSERTPEYLRHSDKMLHGLQIWVALPKELEEMDPDFTHVEASDIPSWEEDGVSYKLIAGEAFGKKSPVPVYSPLYFIEIKSTEARKINIGKDLFGESGLYILEGSIKSGEHIYDPKQILITNDSTLCEFEIAENTTVYIFGGQPFPEEHFIFWNFVSSDKNRIEKAKKDWTEQTFPKVPGETEFVPLPDPKMR
- a CDS encoding DUF1599 domain-containing protein, giving the protein MKNTSLEFDNVITVCRTLFINKMKDYGSAWRILRLPSLTDQIFIKAQRIRSLQENEVRKIDEDEKGEFIGIINYSIMALIQLELEVVDQPDLDVEKATELYDAQVKRTKELMEAKNHDYGEAWRDMRVSSLTDLILQKILRVKQIEDNKGKTIVSEGIDANYQDMINYSVFALILNPITK